Part of the Fusobacterium sp. genome is shown below.
TGAAACATTTTTCTAAAAGTTTCTTCTGAAGCAAAAAGTATATCTATAGATGGAAGTAATTTTTCAATCTCCATTCTTGCCTCTTCTTCAGTCCAAAGATTTCTTCTGAAATTTACATCAAAAGACACCAATGTCCCTCCATTTTTAAAATTCTTAATAAGATCATGAGTTAATTTATTTGAATTTTCACATAATCCCAAAGTTATTCCACTTGTATGAAAAATTTCTGTTCTATTGTATATTGAATTATCTATTTCATCTGCTTTAAAAGACTGAAAAGATGAATTTTGCCTGTCATATGTTACATTTGGTTTTCTTGGTGAAGAACCATATTCATAATAGTATATAGCCAACCTTCTATTTTTAGATTCATCATATACTACAAATTCATCACTCACCCCATTAGAACTTATTATCTTTTTTGCAAATTTCCCTAATTCATTCTTTGGAAGTTTTGTTACTAGAGCTGTTTTTTCTCCTAAGATTGATACTCCACTGGCAACATTGAACTCTGCTCCTCCCATTTGTTTTTCAAGTAAATGTCCTTGAATCAGCATTTCATTATTTAAAGGAGAAAGCCTCATTATCATTTCTCCACTGCAGACCAATCCAAATTCTTTATTTCTAAAATCAAATATTTTATCCATTACAGTTTTTCCTCCAATATACCATATTATTTATTTCTTATCTCTTTTATTTTTTCTACAAATGCTTTAGCTGTGGCTATGATATCTTCACTAGATCCAGAAGCTAATTTTCCTCCTACACCTACAGCAACCACACCATTTTTAAACCATTCATCTATATTTTCTAAACTCACTCCACCTGTAGGCATAATATTTGCTTGAGGAAGAGGAGCTTTTACAGCTTTTACAAATGATGGTCCAAAGGCACTTCCAGGAAAGAGTTTTACAATATCTGCTCCATACTGCATAGCTTTAGTTATTTCAGTAATTGTCATACAGCCTGGCATATATGGAACTTGGTACAAATTACACAGTTTCGCTGTCTCTTCGTCAAAAGCAGGGGAAACTATAAATTCTGATCCAGCTAAAATAGCTATTCTGGCAGTAGCTGTATCTAATACAGTTCCAGCACCTATAACTAATTCATCTGAAGTAAACTGTTCTTTAAGAGCTTTTATTACTTCAGTTGCTCCTGGCACAGTATATGTAACTTCTATTGCAGGAATCCCCCCCTCTACACAAGCTTTAGAAATTCTGATTCCTTCTTCTATAGTTTCACTTCTTACCACTGCTACTATTCCTATATCAGTTATTTTTTTTAAAATTTTACTTTTTTTCAACATAACTTCCCTCCTGAAATATTTTATTTTGATTTATAATGAAATATTTTGTTATACTTTTCTATATTTTATTTATACTTTAAAAAAATTAAAAATTCAATCTCAATATCTTAAAATAAATTCCATATATGAAATTAAAAAGAAAATATAAAAAACTTTGTGATATTAAAAATGCTGAAAATGAGAAAAATTAAAAAATATTTTCCAAATTATAGTTTCATATATGAAATTCATATTTATTTTTTTGAAAATTATCTTTTTACTTTGCTATAACTATCAAAATATTAAAAATATCTAAACTATTTTCTGCTAAAATCCTATCTATTTTTTTATTTTTAATTTTTTATTTCGTTCTATTTCAGAAAAATTATAACCATTATAATTCTAAAAGTAAAAAATATATTGACTTTTATTTTAAAAAATTATATCATTAAAAAATACTAGTATACAAGTTGAAATATGTAGTATAAATAAAAAATTAAATTAATTTTAAAGATAAATAATTAACTCATTTTTACAGAGGAGGAAAATATGCAAGATTTTATGAACGAAGACTTTTTATTAAAGAACATAACCAGCAAGGAATTGTATCATGAATATGCTTCAAAGATGCCTATCTTTGATTATCATTGTCACCTAAATACCCAAGAAATAGCTGAAAATAAAAGTTATAGCAACCTTACTCAAATATGGTTATATGGAGATCATTACAAATGGAGAGCTATGCGTTCCAATGGAGTGGATGAAAAATATATCACTGGAGATGGAAGCGATTATGAAAAGTTTTTAGCTTTTGCTGAAACTATGGAATACGCTTATGGAAATCCTCTTTTTCATTGGTCTCATCTTGAACTAAAAAGATTCTTTGGAATAGAAGAAATACTAAATAGAAAAAATGCAAAAATTATTTGGGATAAAGCTAATGAACTACTTCAAACAGAAAAATTCAAGGCTAAAGCCCTTATTAAAAACTCTAATGTAAAAGCTCTATGTACTACAGATGATCCTACAGATTCATTGAAATATCATGAAAAAGTAGCTCAAGATAAGGAATTTGGTGTAAAAGTACTTCCTACATTCAGACCTGATAAAGCTCTTTTTATAGAAAAACCTACTTTTCCTGAATGGTTATCAGTTTTAGAAAAAGTTGTTGATAAGAAAATAAGTACTTTTAAAGATTTAGTAGATGCTTTATCTAAAAGAACTACATTTTTTGTTTCTAAGGGTTGTGTAGTCACTGATCATAGTATTGAAGAACCTTTTTTTAAATTAGGAAATCCTGAAGAAGTAGAGAGTATATTTGCTAAAACACTTTCTGGAGAAAAATTAACTAAAGAAGAAGTAGATATATATAAAACTTCATTATTTATAGAATTGGGAAAAATTTATAACTCACATAATTTAGGAATGCAGATACACCTTGGAGCTTTAAGAAACAATAATTCAAGAATGTATGACAAACTTGGAGGAGATATTGGTTTTGATTCAATTGGAGACTACAGCTATGCAAAATCTATATCTGGTTTATTAAATGAATTAGATAAAATAGAACAGCTTCCTAAAACAATACTTTATTGTTTAAATCCTAATGATAATGAAATGCTTGGAACTATGATGGGAAATTTTCAAGATGGAAAAATTTCTGGAAAAATTCAGTTTGGCTCTGGATGGTGGTTCAATGATCAGAAAGATGGTATGGTCAAACAAATGACTGCCCTTGCTAATCTTGGATTGTTGAGAAGATTTCTTGGAATGCTTACAGATTCAAGAAGTTTTCTATCTTACACTAGACATGAATATTTCAGAAGAATTATGTGTAATATGATTGGAACTTGGGTAGAAGAGGGAGAAATTCCTTAT
Proteins encoded:
- a CDS encoding sugar kinase is translated as MDKIFDFRNKEFGLVCSGEMIMRLSPLNNEMLIQGHLLEKQMGGAEFNVASGVSILGEKTALVTKLPKNELGKFAKKIISSNGVSDEFVVYDESKNRRLAIYYYEYGSSPRKPNVTYDRQNSSFQSFKADEIDNSIYNRTEIFHTSGITLGLCENSNKLTHDLIKNFKNGGTLVSFDVNFRRNLWTEEEARMEIEKLLPSIDILFASEETFRKMFQKTGNLEDIIRTFAEEFNISFIASTQRTVNSPKSHNFTSLVYNRKNDAFYCETSYENIEIVDRIGSGDAYVAGVIYGILKHNNPEKAMKYGNANSVLKNTIVGDISCADVALVESIIDNHENGNTSEMNR
- a CDS encoding bifunctional 2-keto-4-hydroxyglutarate aldolase/2-keto-3-deoxy-6-phosphogluconate aldolase; protein product: MLKKSKILKKITDIGIVAVVRSETIEEGIRISKACVEGGIPAIEVTYTVPGATEVIKALKEQFTSDELVIGAGTVLDTATARIAILAGSEFIVSPAFDEETAKLCNLYQVPYMPGCMTITEITKAMQYGADIVKLFPGSAFGPSFVKAVKAPLPQANIMPTGGVSLENIDEWFKNGVVAVGVGGKLASGSSEDIIATAKAFVEKIKEIRNK
- the uxaC gene encoding glucuronate isomerase — protein: MQDFMNEDFLLKNITSKELYHEYASKMPIFDYHCHLNTQEIAENKSYSNLTQIWLYGDHYKWRAMRSNGVDEKYITGDGSDYEKFLAFAETMEYAYGNPLFHWSHLELKRFFGIEEILNRKNAKIIWDKANELLQTEKFKAKALIKNSNVKALCTTDDPTDSLKYHEKVAQDKEFGVKVLPTFRPDKALFIEKPTFPEWLSVLEKVVDKKISTFKDLVDALSKRTTFFVSKGCVVTDHSIEEPFFKLGNPEEVESIFAKTLSGEKLTKEEVDIYKTSLFIELGKIYNSHNLGMQIHLGALRNNNSRMYDKLGGDIGFDSIGDYSYAKSISGLLNELDKIEQLPKTILYCLNPNDNEMLGTMMGNFQDGKISGKIQFGSGWWFNDQKDGMVKQMTALANLGLLRRFLGMLTDSRSFLSYTRHEYFRRIMCNMIGTWVEEGEIPYDKDILKSMIEEICFNNVKNYFNLDI